Sequence from the Gemmatimonadota bacterium genome:
GACGAAATACGTCGAGCGAATCGTGGGCGAGAGATAGATCCTCGCGCCGGTGGCCCGCAGCCGGACATTCATCTCGTAGTCTTCGTTCACGGCCCAGTCTTCGCGCATGCCCCCCAGCGCGCGGACCGTCTCGGTGCGCCAGGCGCCGAGGTAGACGGTGTCCGTCCATCGTGGGGTGGTCGCGTTGCGGTAGGCCGCATCGCCAGCGGCGAACTTCGACGAGACCGCGGCGGCGACGGCGCGCGACAGCCAACTGGTGCCGGTCGCTCGCTGGACACCCCCGACGCTGCCGGCGCCCGTCTCCTCGAGGAGCCGGACACATTCGGCCAGGTAGTCGTCGGCATAGAGCGAGTGGGCGTCCATGCGCACGAGATAGCGACCGCGGGCGGCGGCGAGGCCGAGATTAAAGGCCGGGGCTTGCAGTCGCTTCGGGTTGGCGAGTCGGCGGACCCGTGGATCGCGGCTGGCGATGGCGTCCACGATCGCGGGCGAACGGTCGTCGCTCTCGCCGTCGAGCACGAGGAGCTCCCAGCTCCCCCCGTTGGGGAGGTGGTTTGCCAGCACCGAGTCGAGACAGGCCTCGATGCCGGCCTCCTCGTTCCGCATCGGAATGACGACGGTCACCAGCGGGGTGTCAGCGTGGGGAGCGGCCACAGTCTCGGGGGATCGGGGGGCAGGGAAGGCAGCCGGGGGACGACGCGTACCGGGCAATCTACCCGACGCACGCGCCGGGGCGTATGGGGGGCGGTGCCGCCCGTCGCCGCAGAGCGTCCTCCGTGGTGGGCGCTCCGCCGCATCCGCGAACGATACAGTGTCAAACAATTTTACACTGCCATGCCCGTAACTGCCACGCAAGCCACTGTCATTCATTGATTTCAGTTGGCAGCAATCTTGCCCGATACTTGGCCAGTAACGCCGCGGCCCTTGGTCGTTCCGAGGATCCGCCTCTGGGGGCTACCCCGCTGGTTTCAGGCTGGAGTCACATTGATCATGAATCGCCCATCACAGATCCTGCGGCTTGCGTCGCTCCTCATTGCCCTGGCAGCCACGGCCTTGCCGGGGCAGGGTGGGGCCCGGCGGGTCATCATCACGCTGCGCTCCTCCTCGGGTGAGGCCGCGCTTCGCGCGCCAGGTTCGCCCCCGGTCACCTCTACCGAACTCTCCCAGATCTCGGCGCGGCTGGACCGCGACCTGCCGACTCTGGTGGAGACCGGTCGGGCACCCTTTGCGGGGATGCTGTTCGCGCAGGTCAGCGCCGCGGAAGCGACTCGACTGGCGAGTGATCCGAACGTGGCGATGGTCGAGGAGGACCGCCTGTGGAGTCCGGCGGATGCCGTCACCGCACTCTCGTCGGGTGATCGGTGGGCGGCCCTCCGATCGCAGCCGACCGACGGCGCCGACACGACGCCGTGGGGCGTGGCCCGGGTGATGGCACCGGAAGTCTGGGCGAACGGGAATCGTGGCGCTGGCGTCAAGGTCGCCGTGATGGACTCC
This genomic interval carries:
- a CDS encoding glycosyltransferase family 2 protein, which gives rise to MTVVIPMRNEEAGIEACLDSVLANHLPNGGSWELLVLDGESDDRSPAIVDAIASRDPRVRRLANPKRLQAPAFNLGLAAARGRYLVRMDAHSLYADDYLAECVRLLEETGAGSVGGVQRATGTSWLSRAVAAAVSSKFAAGDAAYRNATTPRWTDTVYLGAWRTETVRALGGMREDWAVNEDYEMNVRLRATGARIYLSPTIRSTYFVRSSLAKLARQYVRYGFWKVRTLLAHPASLRWRQLVAPAFVLSLLLTPLFVRLMGSLGAAHLALYLVANLAASVATASRAGWQYLPALPFIFFAVHCSWGSGFLAGCVVWPFRRHD